The Cellulomonas sp. S1-8 genome has a window encoding:
- a CDS encoding NAD(P)H-dependent glycerol-3-phosphate dehydrogenase translates to MTEPEARLRATVLGSGSWGTTFAAVMADAGCDVTVWGRDAATVEEIAHEHRNTRYLPGIELPDRVGATHDVRAAVAGADVVAVAVPSQQARAVLAPLADALPADAVVVSLMKGVELDTDQRMSEVVAQSLGIDPDRVAVLSGPNLAREIAQRQPTATVVASTSADTARLVARACASSYFRPYTNPDVVGVELCGAVKNVIALAVGISQGRGMGYNTMATVITRGLVEITRLGRALGADAETFPGLAGMGDLMATCASPDSRNHTLGVHIGRGMGLDAAVVATGGTAEGVKSCRSVLELATSLGVDMPITSAVVQVLHEGLPVDRLAGLLLARPHRAEGV, encoded by the coding sequence GTGACGGAGCCCGAGGCGCGCCTGCGCGCCACGGTGCTCGGGTCGGGCAGCTGGGGCACGACGTTCGCGGCCGTCATGGCCGACGCCGGGTGCGACGTGACGGTGTGGGGCCGCGACGCGGCGACCGTCGAGGAGATCGCGCACGAGCACCGCAACACCCGGTACCTGCCCGGCATCGAGCTGCCCGACCGCGTCGGGGCCACCCACGACGTGCGGGCGGCGGTGGCCGGCGCCGACGTGGTCGCGGTGGCCGTGCCGTCGCAGCAGGCCCGCGCGGTGCTCGCGCCGCTGGCGGACGCGCTGCCGGCGGACGCGGTCGTCGTGTCGCTGATGAAGGGCGTCGAGCTGGACACCGACCAGCGGATGAGCGAGGTCGTGGCGCAGAGCCTGGGCATCGACCCCGACCGCGTGGCGGTCCTGTCCGGCCCGAACCTCGCGCGGGAGATCGCGCAGCGCCAGCCGACGGCCACGGTCGTCGCCTCCACGAGCGCCGACACGGCGCGCCTCGTCGCCCGGGCGTGCGCGTCGTCGTACTTCCGGCCCTACACCAACCCCGACGTCGTGGGCGTCGAGCTGTGCGGTGCCGTGAAGAACGTCATCGCCCTCGCCGTGGGGATCTCGCAGGGCCGCGGGATGGGCTACAACACGATGGCGACCGTCATCACGCGCGGCCTGGTGGAGATCACCCGCCTGGGCCGGGCGCTCGGCGCGGACGCCGAGACGTTCCCGGGCCTGGCGGGCATGGGCGACCTCATGGCGACGTGCGCGTCCCCCGACTCGCGCAACCACACGCTCGGCGTGCACATCGGCCGCGGCATGGGCCTGGACGCCGCGGTCGTCGCCACGGGCGGCACCGCGGAGGGCGTCAAGTCGTGCCGCTCGGTCCTCGAGCTCGCGACGTCCCTGGGTGTCGACATGCCCATCACGTCGGCCGTCGTGCAGGTGCTGCACGAGGGCCTGCCCGTGGACCGGCTCGCCGGCCTGCTGCTGGCGCGGCCGCACCGGGCCGAGGGCGTCTGA
- a CDS encoding lysophospholipid acyltransferase family protein, with translation MPSPPRSNLAYRNVARIVRPFLFATTRPDWHGAEHLPSAGGFIAAANHMTEVDPLTFAHFLWDHGYVPRILAKSSLFTVPVVGPVLRATGQIPVHRETSAAGDSLRSAVAAVEQGECVAVFPEGTLTRDPDLWPMMARTGVARLALSTRAPVVPVAQWGPQDLLARYGKVLRPFPRKKVTIVAGPPVDLSDLYDRPQDSATLREATERVMDAITALLEQIRGEQAPPRRHDMRRRPPVDGGSAS, from the coding sequence CGCATCGTGCGGCCGTTCCTCTTCGCGACGACCCGTCCGGACTGGCACGGTGCGGAGCACCTGCCGTCGGCCGGCGGTTTCATCGCTGCCGCCAACCACATGACCGAGGTGGACCCGCTGACGTTCGCGCACTTCCTGTGGGACCACGGGTACGTGCCGCGCATCCTGGCGAAGTCCTCGCTGTTCACCGTGCCCGTCGTCGGGCCGGTCCTGCGGGCCACCGGGCAGATCCCGGTGCACCGGGAGACGTCCGCCGCGGGCGACTCGCTGCGCTCGGCGGTGGCGGCCGTCGAGCAGGGGGAGTGCGTCGCGGTCTTCCCCGAGGGCACGCTCACGCGGGACCCCGACCTGTGGCCGATGATGGCCCGGACGGGCGTCGCGCGCCTCGCGCTGTCCACGCGTGCCCCCGTCGTGCCGGTCGCGCAGTGGGGCCCGCAGGACCTGCTGGCGCGCTACGGCAAGGTGCTGCGACCGTTCCCCCGCAAGAAGGTCACGATCGTGGCCGGACCGCCGGTGGACCTGTCCGACCTGTACGACCGACCGCAGGACTCCGCGACCCTGCGGGAGGCGACCGAGCGGGTCATGGACGCCATCACCGCTCTGCTGGAGCAGATCCGCGGCGAGCAGGCACCGCCGCGGCGGCACGACATGCGCCGCCGCCCGCCGGTCGACGGCGGGTCCGCGTCGTGA